One region of Miscanthus floridulus cultivar M001 chromosome 19, ASM1932011v1, whole genome shotgun sequence genomic DNA includes:
- the LOC136529695 gene encoding probable phospholipid-transporting ATPase 4: MARSGRRRRDRMRWSNLYTFSCFRAQHGHAGDAGPSSDGAGAVGGPGFSRVVYCNNAALQKPLKYVTNYITTTKYNIITFFPKAIFEQFRRVANLYFLLTAILSLTPVCPFSPVSMIAPLAFVVGLSMMKEGLEDWRRFIQDMKVNNRKVSVHKGDGEFDYRHWEDLCVGDVVRVEKDQFFPADLLLLSSSYEDGICYVETMNLDGETNLKVKRSLEVTLPLEEDESFKDFQAVIRCEDPNPSLYTFTGNFEYERQVYALDPSQILLRDSKLRNTAFIYGVVIFTGHDSKVMQNSTESPSKRSRIEKKMDLIIYILFTVLVLISIISSVGFAVRIKFDLPNWWYLQPQKSNKLDDPSRPALSGIFHLITALILYGYLIPISLYVSIELVKVLQAHFINQDIHMFDEETGNTAQARTSNLNEELGQVHTILSDKTGTLTCNQMDFLKCSIAGVSYGVGSSEVELAAAKQMASGADDHDIPLQDIWEENNEDEIELVEGVTFSVGNNRKPSIKGFSFQDDRLMQGNWTKEPNSSTILLFFRILALCHTAIPEINEATGSIAYEAESPDEGAFLVAAKEFGFEFFKRTQSSVFVREKHTSSEGTIERELKILNLLEFNSKRKRMTVILQDEDGQILLFCKGADSIIFDRLAKNGRMYEVDTTRHLNEYGEAGLRTLALSYRVLDESEYSSWNAEFLKAKTSIGPDRELQLERVSELIERELILVGATAVEDKLQKGVPQCIDRLAQAGLKIWVLTGDKMETAINIGYACSLLRQGMKQICLSIPTGEQVAQDAKKVAKESLLSQIANGSQMVKLEKDPDAAFALVIDGKALAFALEDDMKHMFLNLAIECASVICCRVSPKQKALVTRLVKEGIGQTTLAVGDGANDVGMIQEADIGVGISGVEGMQAVMASDFSISQFRFLERLLVVHGHWCYKRIAQMICYFFYKNIAFGLTIFYFEAFAGFSGQSVYDDWFMLLFNVVLTSLPVISLGVFEQDVSSEICLQFPALYQQGPKNLFFDWYRILGWMGNGLYSSLAIFFLNLCIFYDQAIRDGGQTADMAAVGTAMFTCIIWAVNMQIALTMSHFTWIQHLFVWGSITTWYLFILAYGMTLRSRDNYQILLEVLGPAPIYWAATLLVTAACNIPYLIHISYQRSCKPLDHHVIQEIKYLKKDVEDQTMWKRERSKARQKTKIGFTARVDAKIKQIKGKLHKKGPSLTIHTVS; this comes from the exons ATGGCCCGTTCCGGCCGCCGGCGGCGGGACCGCATGCGGTGGAGCAATCTCTACACCTTCTCCTGCTTCCGCGCCCAGCACGGGCACGCCGGCGACGCGGGCCCCTCCTCCGACGGGGCTGGCGCCGTCGGCGGGCCGGGCTTCTCGCGCGTCGTCTACTGCAACAACGCCGCCCTGCAGAAGCCGCTCAAGTACGTCACCAACTACATCACCACCACCAAGTACAACATCATCACCTTCTTCCCCAAGGCCATCTTCGAGCAGTTCCGGCGCGTCGCCAACCTCTACTTCCTCCTCACCGCCATCCTCTCGCTCACCCCGGTGTGCCCCTTCTCGCCCGTCAGCATGATTGCTCCGTTGGCCTTTGTCGTTGGCCTCAGCATGATGAAGGAGGGGCTGGAGGACTGGCGCCGCTTCATCCAGGACATGAAGGTGAACAACCGCAAGGTCAGCGTGCACAAGGGTGATGGCGAGTTCGACTACCGGCACTGGGAGGACCTTTGCGTCGGTGATGTTGTCAGGGTTGAGAAGGACCAGTTCTTCCCTGCTGACTTACTGCTACTGTCCTCGAGCTATGAGGATGGCATTTGCTATGTTGAGACGATGAACCTCGATGGTGAGACGAACCTTAAGGTGAAGAGGTCACTTGAGGTTACGCTACCGCTGGAAGAAGATGAGTCATTTAAGGATTTCCAGGCAGTGATACGCTGCGAGGATCCCAACCCGAGCTTGTACACGTTCACTGGTAACTTTGAGTATGAGAGGCAGGTGTACGCCCTTGATCCGTCTCAGATACTTCTGAGGGACTCAAAACTAAGGAATACAGCCTTTATCTATGGAGTGGTTATCTTTACTGGCCATGACAGTAAAGTCATGCAGAACTCAACTGAGTCGCCATCCAAGAGGAGCAGGATTGAgaagaagatggatttaattataTACATCCTGTTTACTGTGCTCGTGCTGATATCAATCATTAGTTCAGTTGGATTCGCTGTGAGGATCAAGTTCGATTTGCCCAACTGGTGGTACTTGCAGCCACAGAAAAGCAATAAATTAGATGATCCATCACGCCCTGCTCTTTCTGGGATATTCCATCTAATCACAGCTCTCATTCTTTACGGGTATCTGATTCCAATCTCGCTGTATGTTTCGATTGAACTTGTGAAGGTATTGCAAGCACATTTCATTAACCAGGACATTCATATGTTTGATGAGGAGACTGGCAATACTGCTCAGGCACGTACATCAAACTTGAATGAGGAACTTGGCCAGGTTCATACTATCTTGTCAGATAAAACTGGTACTCTGACCTGCAATCAGATGGACTTCCTGAAGTGTTCAATTGCTGGAGTATCATATGGCGTGGGTTCAAGTGAAGTTGAACTTGCTGCTGCAAAGCAGATGGCGTCAGGTGCTGATGACCATGATATCCCTTTACAAGATATATGGGAGGAGAACAATGAGGATGAAATCGAGTTGGTAGAAGGAGTCACCTTTAGTGTTGGGAATAACCGAAAGCCCTCCATAAAAGGCTTCAGTTTTCAGGATGACCGTCTCATGCAAGGGAACTGGACCAAGGAGCCAAATTCTTCCACGATTCTACTCTTCTTCAGGATACTTGCTCTGTGTCACACAGCGATACCGGAGATAAATGAAGCAACTGGTTCTATTGCCTATGAAGCAGAATCACCTGATGAGGGGGCTTTTCTTGTGGCAGCCAAGGAATTTGGATTCGAATTTTTCAAGCGAACACAATCAAGTGTCTTTGTCAGGGAGAAACACACTTCTTCGGAAGGCACAATTGAGAG GGAGTTAAAGATTCTCAATCTATTGGAATTCAATAGCAAAAGAAAACGAATGACTGTAATTCTGCAGGATGAAGATGGTCAAATTCTTCTTTTTTGCAAAGGAGCAGACAG CATCATATTTGATAGACTGGCAAAAAATGGAAGGATGTATGAAGTTGATACAACTAGGCATTTGAATGAATATGGTGAGGCAGGCTTGCGAACATTGGCACTATCGTACAGGGTGCTTGATGAATCAGAATATTCTTCTTGGAATGCTGAGTTTCTTAAAGCAAAGACCTCTATTGGGCCTGATAGAGAGTTGCAACTTGAACGAGTCTCTGAGTTGATTGAAAGAGAGCTGATCCTTGTTGGTGCAACTGCTGTAGAGGACAAATTACAAAAAGGG GTTCCGCAGTGCATAGATCGTTTGGCGCAAGCAGGTCTCAAAATCTGGGTTCTGACAGGTGATAAGATGGAAACTGCAATTAACATTGG ATATGCATGCAGTTTACTGAGGCAAGGCATGAAACAAATATGTTTGTCCATACCCACTGGTGAGCAGGTAGCCCAGGATGCAAAGAAG GTTGCAAAGGAGAGTCTCCTGTCGCAAATCGCCAATGGGTCACAAATGGTCAAACTCGAGAAGGATCCAGATGCAGCATTTGCTCTAGTTATTGATGGAAAAGCTCTGGCATTTGCTTTGGAGGATGACATGAAGCATATGTTCTTGAACCTGGCAATCGAGTGTGCTTCTGTCATATGTTGCCGTGTGTCTCCAAAGCAGAAAGCACTG GTGACTCGGCTCGTCAAAGAAGGTATAGGACAAACCACTTTAGCAGTAGGTGATGGTGCAAATGATGTGGGCATGATTCAAGAAGCTGATATTGGAGTTGGTATAAGTGGGGTAGAGGGCATGCAG GCAGTGATGGCTAGTGATTTTTCCATTTCTCAATTTCGGTTTCTTGAGCGACTTCTTGTCGTCCATGGACATTGGTGCTACAAGAGAATTGCCCAAATG ATTTGCTACTTCTTTTATAAGAATATTGCCTTTGGGCTTACAATATTTTACTTTGAAGCATTCGCTGGGTTTTCTGGGCAATCTGTATacgatgattggtttatgctgctTTTCAATGTTGTTCTTACTTCGCTTCCTGTTATATCACTCGGAGTATTTGAGCAAGATGTTTCGTCCGAAATCTGCTTACAG TTCCCAGCATTATACCAGCAAGGGCCAAAGAATCTTTTCTTTGATTGGTACCGGATCCTTGGATGGATGGGGAATGGCCTCTACTCCTCTCTGGCCATATTCTTCCTCAATCTCTGCATATTCTATGATCAGGCAATCCGTGATGGGGGGCAGACTGCGGACATGGCTGCGGTGGGAACTGCCATGTTCACCTGCATCATCTGGGCTGTCAACATGCAGATTGCCCTAACAATGAGCCATTTCACATGGATTCAACATCTCTTTGTATGGGGCAGCATAACAACTTGGTATCTCTTCATCCTCGCCTATGGGATGACATTGAGATCCCGCGACAACTACCAGATCCTGTTGGAAGTCCTTGGGCCAGCTCCCATATACTGGGCAGCGACGCTTCTGGTGACTGCTGCTTGCAACATCCCCTACCTGATACACATATCCTACCAGAGGTCGTGCAAACCACTTGATCACCATGTGATTCAAGAGATCAAGTACCTAAAGAAAGATGTCGAAGACCAGACAATGTGGAAGAGGGAGCGGTCGAAGGCCAGGCAGAAGACAAAGATTGGTTTCACTGCGAGGGTTGATGCAAAGATCAAGCAGATCAAGGGGAAATTGCATAAGAAAGGCCCATCTTTAACAATCCATACAGTATCTTAG
- the LOC136527459 gene encoding zinc transporter 10-like isoform X2: MMEGSSYIRTHLQQIAAASVSTASCGASNSGADDAECRDEAAALGLKMVAVAAILVAGATGVAIPLVGRRCRGRGGASSSSSSSPSAGGAFVLVKAFAAGVILATGFVHMLHDADEALTDPCLPAAPWRRFPFPGFVAMLAALGTLVFDFVGTHMYESKQHSADAGNASANASGHDVTVALLEDGALVGSVASGIGRDGSLMGSVGSGIGGGHKDPMHIVGMRAHAAAHRHSYAHGIGPCDDGHNGHDEEPSQARHVVVSQILELGIVSHSVIIGLSLGVSQNPCTIKPLVAALSFHQFFEGFALGGCISEAQFKSFSALLMAFFFAITTPTGITVGAGIASFYNPNSPRALVVEGILDSISAGILIYMALVDLIAADFLSKRMSCNLRLQVGSYIALFLGAMAMSSLAIWA, translated from the exons ATGATGGAGGGATCGTCGTACATCCGCACACACCTGCAGCAGATAGCCGCAG CGTCGGTCTCCACGGCGAGCTGCGGCGCGTCTAATAGCGGCGCCGATGACGCGGAGTGCCGCgacgaggcggcggcgctggGGCTCAAGATGGTGGCCGTCGCGGCCATACTCGTCGCCGGAGCGACCGGCGTCGCGATCCCGCTCGTCGGCCGCCGCTGCCGTGGGCGGGGAggagcctcctcctcctcctcctcctccccctccgccGGCGGGGCGTTCGTGCTCGTCAAGGCGTTCGCGGCCGGGGTGATCCTGGCCACGGGCTTCGTCCACATGCTGCACGACGCGGACGAGGCGCTCACGGACCCCTGCCTCCCCGCCGCGCCGTGGCGCCGCTTCCCGTTCCCGGGGTTCGTCGCCATGCTCGCCGCGCTCGGGACGCTCGTCTTCGACTTCGTCGGCACGCACATGTACGAAAGCAAGCAGCACAGCGCCGACGCGGGCAATGCCAGTGCCAATGCGAGCGGCCACGACGTGACCGTGGCGCTGCTAGAGGACGGCGCGCTCGTGGGGAGCGTCGCAAGCGGCATAGGGAGAGACGGCTCGCTCATGGGGAGCGTTGGCAGCGGCATAGGGGGAGGCCACAAGGACCCCATGCACATCGTGGGGATGCGCGCGCACGCTGCGGCACACAGGCATAGCTACGCCCACGGGATCGGCCCATGTGATGACGGTCACAATGGGCACGATGAGGAGCCGTCGCAAGCTCGTCATGTGGTTGTCTCACAG ATTCTTGAGCTTGGGATTGTATCGCACTCGGTGATCATCGGGCTATCTTTGGGCGTCTCACAGAATCCCTGCACCATCAAGCCTCTAGTTGCTGCCCTCTCCTTCCACCAGTTTTTTGAGGGCTTTGCATTGGGCGGCTGCATTTCTGAG GCTCAGTTCAAGAGTTTTTCTGCACTCCTtatggccttcttctttgctaTCACAACGCCTACTGGGATCACCGTGGGGGCAGGTATCGCGTCGTTCTACAACCCCAACAGCCCGAGGGCACTTGTGGTAGAGGGCATTCTGGATTCCATATCGGCTGGTATTCTGATCTACATGGCCTTGGTGGACCTCATTGCGGCTGATTTCCTCAGTAAGAGGATGAGCTGTAACCTGAGGCTTCAAGTCGGCTCATACATTGCCTTGTTCCTTGGTGCCATGGCTATGTCGTCTTTGGCCATATGGGCATAG
- the LOC136527459 gene encoding zinc transporter 10-like isoform X1 — translation MEAAGNHADRKNPSISFGRGISVSASAAFSAAAMPFFEGMMEGSSYIRTHLQQIAAASVSTASCGASNSGADDAECRDEAAALGLKMVAVAAILVAGATGVAIPLVGRRCRGRGGASSSSSSSPSAGGAFVLVKAFAAGVILATGFVHMLHDADEALTDPCLPAAPWRRFPFPGFVAMLAALGTLVFDFVGTHMYESKQHSADAGNASANASGHDVTVALLEDGALVGSVASGIGRDGSLMGSVGSGIGGGHKDPMHIVGMRAHAAAHRHSYAHGIGPCDDGHNGHDEEPSQARHVVVSQILELGIVSHSVIIGLSLGVSQNPCTIKPLVAALSFHQFFEGFALGGCISEAQFKSFSALLMAFFFAITTPTGITVGAGIASFYNPNSPRALVVEGILDSISAGILIYMALVDLIAADFLSKRMSCNLRLQVGSYIALFLGAMAMSSLAIWA, via the exons ATGGAGGCCGCTGGCAACCACGCGGATCGGAAGAATCCATCGATCTCGTTCGGGAGAGGGATATCCGTTTCTGCATCAGCAGCGTTCTCTGCAGCGGCGATGCCGTTCTTCGAG GGAATGATGGAGGGATCGTCGTACATCCGCACACACCTGCAGCAGATAGCCGCAG CGTCGGTCTCCACGGCGAGCTGCGGCGCGTCTAATAGCGGCGCCGATGACGCGGAGTGCCGCgacgaggcggcggcgctggGGCTCAAGATGGTGGCCGTCGCGGCCATACTCGTCGCCGGAGCGACCGGCGTCGCGATCCCGCTCGTCGGCCGCCGCTGCCGTGGGCGGGGAggagcctcctcctcctcctcctcctccccctccgccGGCGGGGCGTTCGTGCTCGTCAAGGCGTTCGCGGCCGGGGTGATCCTGGCCACGGGCTTCGTCCACATGCTGCACGACGCGGACGAGGCGCTCACGGACCCCTGCCTCCCCGCCGCGCCGTGGCGCCGCTTCCCGTTCCCGGGGTTCGTCGCCATGCTCGCCGCGCTCGGGACGCTCGTCTTCGACTTCGTCGGCACGCACATGTACGAAAGCAAGCAGCACAGCGCCGACGCGGGCAATGCCAGTGCCAATGCGAGCGGCCACGACGTGACCGTGGCGCTGCTAGAGGACGGCGCGCTCGTGGGGAGCGTCGCAAGCGGCATAGGGAGAGACGGCTCGCTCATGGGGAGCGTTGGCAGCGGCATAGGGGGAGGCCACAAGGACCCCATGCACATCGTGGGGATGCGCGCGCACGCTGCGGCACACAGGCATAGCTACGCCCACGGGATCGGCCCATGTGATGACGGTCACAATGGGCACGATGAGGAGCCGTCGCAAGCTCGTCATGTGGTTGTCTCACAG ATTCTTGAGCTTGGGATTGTATCGCACTCGGTGATCATCGGGCTATCTTTGGGCGTCTCACAGAATCCCTGCACCATCAAGCCTCTAGTTGCTGCCCTCTCCTTCCACCAGTTTTTTGAGGGCTTTGCATTGGGCGGCTGCATTTCTGAG GCTCAGTTCAAGAGTTTTTCTGCACTCCTtatggccttcttctttgctaTCACAACGCCTACTGGGATCACCGTGGGGGCAGGTATCGCGTCGTTCTACAACCCCAACAGCCCGAGGGCACTTGTGGTAGAGGGCATTCTGGATTCCATATCGGCTGGTATTCTGATCTACATGGCCTTGGTGGACCTCATTGCGGCTGATTTCCTCAGTAAGAGGATGAGCTGTAACCTGAGGCTTCAAGTCGGCTCATACATTGCCTTGTTCCTTGGTGCCATGGCTATGTCGTCTTTGGCCATATGGGCATAG
- the LOC136526781 gene encoding uncharacterized protein: protein MAGYGEENQNVMNGYEEEEEEEEVEEVEEVYEEEEEEGDGEGEADEGAAAAEAAAMAAETRSVVGGRGLAEAEAAAGNVDAGGEDGRDAYSGGGDASGKIFVGGVAWETTEETFTKHFQKYGAITDSVIMKDKHTRMPRGFGFVTFSDPSVLDRVLEDDHVIDGRTVEVKRTVPKEEMSSKDGPKTKKIFVGGIPPSLTEDKLKEHFSSYGKVVEHQIMLDHSTGRSRGFGFVTFESEDAVERVMSEGRMHDLGGKQVEIKKAEPKKPGGGDSSSNGRHSRGGGHRDSYRGSGGGSGVSGNSSGGGYGYGGGYRSTAVAYYGSTAYGAYGRGYGYGGTAAGYGSGYGSAYGGSMYGGPYGAYGAYGGAYGGGAYGAPGGYGAGGYGSYGGAGGMGGGGSAGGRGSSRYHPYGK from the exons ATGGCGGGGTACGGGGAGGAGAACCAGAACGTCATGAACGGgtacgaggaggaagaagaggaagaagaggttgAAGAGGTCGAGGAGGTGtacgaagaggaggaggaggagggggacggGGAGGGGGAAGCGGACGAGGGGGCTGCAGCCGCCGAGGCAGCGGCGATGGCGGCCGAGACGAGAAGCGTCGTTGGAGGCCGGGGCCTAGCGGAGGCGGAGGCCGCCGCTGGGAATGTTGATGCTGGCGGCGAGGATGGGAGGGATGCATATTCTGGTGGCGGTGATGCCTCGGG GAAGATTTTCGTTGGGGGTGTAGCCTGGGAGACAACCGAAG AAACATTCACAAAGCATTTTCAGAAGTATGGAGCTATCACTGATTCTGTGATCATGAAGGACAAGCATACTAGGATGCCTCGTGGATTTGGATTTGTTACATTTTCCGATCCATCTGTGCTTGACAGGGTTCTAGAGGATGATCATGTCATAGATGGAAGAACA GTTGAAGTCAAAAGGACTGTTCCGAAAGAGGAAATGTCATCGAAAGATGGACCGAAGACAAAAAAGATCTTTGTGGGTGGTATCCCACCATCTCTTACCGAAG ATAAATTAAAGGAGCACTTCTCATCGTATGGGAAGGTGGTTGAGCATCAGATTATGCTTGACCATAGCACTGGACGCTCACGTGGCTTTGGATTTGTCACATTTGAAAGCGAGGATGCTGTTGAAAGGGTTATGTCAGAGGGGAGAATGCATGATCTTGGAGGGAAACAG GTTGAAATTAAGAAAGCTGAACCAAAGAAACCTGGCGGGGGTGATTCAAGCTCAAATGGAAGACATAGTCGTGGTGGTGGTCACCGTGATTCATACCGTGGtagtggtggtggcagtggtgtTTCTGGCAACAGCAGTGGTGGTGGCTATGGATACGGTGGTGGCTACCGATCAACTGCTGTAGCATATTATGGCAGCACAGCATATGGTGCCTACGGCAGAGGGTATGGATATGGTGGTACTGCTGCTGGCTATGGCTCAGGTTATGGCTCTGCATATGGTGGCTCCATGTATGGAGGTCCATATGGTGCCTACGGGGCATATGGTGGTGCCTATGGAGGTGGTGCATATGGTGCTCCAGGAGGGTATGGTGCGGGAGGATATGGCAGCTACGGTGGGGCTGGAGGcatgggtggtggtggcagtgctGGTGGTCGGGGCTCCAGCAGATACCACCCTTACGGAAAATGA